A region from the Longimicrobium sp. genome encodes:
- a CDS encoding SEC-C domain-containing protein produces MTVGRNDPCPCGSGRKYKACCMNAERIAERAFRLLGEDAAPEDAGEWREAASGAEFWEADVAPLGMRRVDAAAPALLLVATGEVVVHAEVLAQRPTTAAECAREIARAVTAAGSAAGALPARVHVRDPEVAEALGAELGRRGVFPAAAPLPQLDALLAEAVAHLGAGGPGAYTAFLESWRETGASPAELAAFHAAAAAFHRVAPWRALPNDELFSLALPGGGEWAASVMGDAGIEQGVALYSDPGDLLALFAERQGPEEHFAGMRGMALSVSFEPRGNLPRTMQREVTAAGWEIARPNAYPVIIGLHLPGGRFAAEHVRIATLALRALTLLARKEDPEPETGVRVSVLELEGDDECDHGPPWDLPERAEPICAEGPGADPEGALRGWDDHEEVERTEGERLRRMEAWLRDQALSKPALEADLRNARHWMEFLEFHALPAGAVTEFDLRVFLYDFYPRKANATKAAAHELPGSLARIFRFLEEQEGIRYPFAARALEELEEVAQVADEEKKPLDDLLDELHEELYPYLDARRMLHDRSIPGVASGWPAFMDMDVALLERELERRWLLWYDEAVRRGVVDPDALEQVLVGRQREWENTPHPAHAGRTPADVVRAYRPPFVGR; encoded by the coding sequence ATGACGGTCGGGCGCAACGATCCGTGCCCCTGCGGCTCGGGGCGGAAGTACAAGGCGTGCTGCATGAACGCGGAGCGGATCGCCGAACGCGCCTTCCGGCTCCTGGGCGAGGACGCCGCCCCGGAAGATGCGGGCGAGTGGCGGGAGGCGGCGAGCGGGGCGGAGTTCTGGGAGGCGGACGTGGCGCCGCTGGGGATGCGGCGGGTCGACGCCGCCGCGCCCGCCCTGCTGCTGGTGGCGACCGGCGAGGTGGTGGTGCACGCCGAGGTGCTGGCGCAGCGGCCCACCACCGCGGCGGAGTGCGCCCGCGAGATCGCCCGCGCGGTGACGGCGGCGGGGAGCGCGGCCGGCGCGCTCCCCGCGCGGGTGCACGTGCGCGACCCCGAGGTGGCCGAGGCGCTGGGCGCCGAGCTGGGGCGGCGCGGCGTCTTCCCCGCCGCCGCGCCGCTACCGCAGCTCGACGCGCTGCTGGCGGAGGCGGTCGCGCACCTGGGCGCGGGCGGGCCGGGCGCCTACACGGCCTTCCTGGAGAGCTGGCGCGAGACCGGCGCCTCGCCCGCGGAGCTGGCCGCCTTCCACGCGGCGGCGGCGGCGTTCCACCGCGTGGCCCCCTGGCGCGCCCTCCCCAACGACGAGCTGTTCTCGCTGGCGCTTCCCGGCGGCGGGGAGTGGGCGGCGAGCGTGATGGGGGACGCCGGGATCGAGCAGGGGGTGGCGCTCTACTCCGACCCCGGCGACCTGCTGGCGCTGTTCGCGGAGCGGCAGGGTCCCGAGGAGCACTTCGCCGGGATGCGGGGGATGGCGCTCTCGGTGAGCTTCGAGCCGCGCGGCAACCTTCCCCGCACCATGCAGCGCGAGGTGACCGCCGCGGGGTGGGAGATCGCGCGCCCGAACGCGTACCCGGTGATCATCGGGCTCCACCTCCCCGGGGGGCGGTTTGCCGCAGAGCACGTGCGCATCGCCACGCTCGCGCTGCGCGCGCTCACCCTCCTGGCCCGGAAGGAGGACCCGGAACCCGAGACGGGCGTGCGCGTGTCGGTGCTGGAACTCGAGGGGGACGACGAATGTGATCACGGCCCTCCCTGGGACCTCCCGGAGCGGGCCGAGCCGATCTGCGCCGAGGGGCCGGGCGCCGACCCCGAGGGTGCGCTCCGGGGGTGGGACGACCACGAGGAGGTGGAGCGGACCGAAGGGGAGCGCCTGCGGCGGATGGAGGCGTGGCTGCGGGACCAGGCACTCTCGAAGCCTGCGCTGGAGGCGGACCTCCGCAACGCGCGCCACTGGATGGAGTTCCTGGAGTTCCACGCGCTCCCGGCCGGGGCGGTGACCGAGTTCGACCTGCGCGTGTTCCTCTACGACTTCTATCCCCGCAAGGCGAACGCGACGAAGGCGGCGGCGCACGAGCTTCCCGGCTCGCTCGCGCGCATCTTCCGCTTCCTGGAGGAGCAGGAGGGGATCCGCTACCCGTTCGCCGCGCGGGCGCTGGAGGAGCTGGAGGAGGTCGCGCAGGTGGCCGACGAGGAGAAGAAGCCGCTAGACGACCTGCTGGATGAGCTGCACGAGGAGCTCTACCCCTACCTCGACGCGCGCCGCATGCTGCACGACCGGAGCATCCCTGGCGTAGCGAGCGGCTGGCCCGCCTTCATGGACATGGACGTGGCGCTGCTGGAGCGCGAGCTGGAGCGCCGGTGGCTGCTCTGGTACGACGAGGCGGTGCGCCGCGGGGTAGTGGACCCGGACGCGCTGGAGCAGGTGCTGGTGGGCCGCCAGCGCGAATGGGAGAACACTCCGCACCCGGCCCACGCCGGCCGCACGCCGGCGGACGTGGTGCGCGCCTACCGCCCTCCGTTCGTGGGCAGGTGA
- a CDS encoding pentapeptide repeat-containing protein, with the protein MREWKDREVADERFDGEDFDDFRFVGCVFVRCSFRRARLVEARTEDCRFDTCDFRDARLNASEHDRSDFSNSSFDGASLFSARFAGCRLLGASFVKADLSGLEIDGGDWSFANLRGQTLRGAGFSRVKLVETDFYDADLGDADLRHADLTGASLDKAVLAGADLRGAELARVDLRTANLRGARIDIAHAILLAQAFGAVVS; encoded by the coding sequence ATGCGAGAGTGGAAAGACCGGGAGGTGGCCGACGAGCGCTTCGACGGCGAGGACTTCGACGACTTCCGCTTCGTCGGGTGCGTGTTCGTCCGGTGCAGCTTCCGCCGCGCGCGGCTGGTGGAGGCGCGGACGGAGGACTGCCGCTTCGACACGTGCGACTTCCGCGACGCCCGGCTGAACGCCTCGGAGCACGACCGCTCCGACTTCTCCAACAGCAGCTTCGACGGGGCGTCGCTGTTCTCCGCGCGCTTCGCCGGGTGCAGGCTGCTCGGCGCCAGCTTCGTGAAGGCGGACCTGAGCGGGCTGGAGATCGACGGCGGCGACTGGTCGTTCGCCAACCTGCGCGGGCAGACGCTCCGGGGTGCCGGCTTCTCGCGCGTGAAGCTGGTGGAAACCGACTTCTACGACGCCGACCTGGGCGACGCGGACCTCCGCCATGCCGACCTGACCGGCGCCAGCCTCGACAAGGCGGTGCTCGCCGGCGCGGACCTGCGCGGGGCGGAGCTCGCGCGCGTGGACCTGCGCACGGCCAACCTGCGCGGGGCGCGGATCGACATCGCCCACGCCATTCTGCTCGCCCAGGCCTTCGGCGCGGTGGTGAGCTGA
- a CDS encoding GMC family oxidoreductase — protein MSTDHFDVVIVGSGFGGSVMAYRLAEAGVRVCVLERGKPFPPGSFPRDPAGMKQNFWDPSAGLYGMFNVWSFRHIDSLVSAGLGGGSLIYANVLLRKDEKWFVREQPGKPGWEYWMVTRQDLDPHYDQVERMMNAQRYPLGYEPYASTPKTLAMREAAEALRARGETVSWDLVDLAVTFHNDGEEPIPGEPIVEAHRNLHNRTRYTCRLCGECDAGCNYGSKNTLDYTYLSEAKRLGAEIRTLSDVRAFFPNGRGGYTVRYDELTIGEPRGPDTPRRTLDCDRLVIAAGTLGSTHLLLNNRAFFPRLSPALGTHFCGNGDLLGFALNAHRTVGGKKVPRTLDPSFGPVITGAIRMGDALDGPPNTGRGFYLEDAGYPSFLNWILETANRAGLLARGVGFAWDRLKSRFGIDPDTDLGDELSGMLGPCTLSSTSLPLLGMGRDVPDGRLFLDEECLQSDWKIKESDPYFERLRETMEKVAGEWGAAFLDNPIWHLGKRVISVHPLGGCPMGRNEQEGVVDAWGEVYNYPGLYVADGAVMPGPTGANPSLTIGAMSNRFADRMIEQYYTAKVAVPKVVAETGVIAEAPSVEAGSVDDGGAPLV, from the coding sequence ATGTCCACCGACCACTTCGACGTCGTCATCGTCGGCTCCGGCTTCGGCGGGAGCGTGATGGCGTACCGCCTGGCCGAGGCCGGGGTGCGGGTCTGCGTGCTGGAGCGCGGCAAGCCCTTCCCCCCCGGCTCGTTCCCCCGCGACCCGGCGGGAATGAAGCAGAACTTCTGGGACCCGAGCGCGGGCCTCTACGGGATGTTCAACGTCTGGAGCTTCCGCCACATCGACTCGCTGGTGTCGGCGGGCCTCGGCGGCGGCTCGCTCATCTACGCCAACGTGCTGCTGCGCAAGGACGAGAAGTGGTTCGTGCGCGAGCAGCCCGGCAAGCCCGGGTGGGAGTACTGGATGGTCACCCGCCAGGACCTGGACCCGCACTACGACCAGGTGGAGCGGATGATGAACGCCCAGCGCTACCCGCTGGGGTACGAGCCGTACGCGTCGACGCCCAAGACGCTGGCCATGCGCGAGGCGGCCGAAGCGCTCCGGGCGCGGGGCGAGACGGTCTCCTGGGACCTGGTGGACCTGGCGGTCACCTTCCACAACGACGGCGAGGAGCCGATCCCCGGCGAGCCGATCGTGGAGGCGCACCGCAACCTGCACAACCGTACGCGCTACACCTGCCGCCTCTGCGGCGAGTGCGACGCGGGGTGCAACTACGGGAGCAAGAACACCCTCGACTACACCTACCTCTCCGAGGCGAAGCGGCTGGGGGCGGAGATCCGCACCCTCTCCGACGTGCGGGCGTTCTTCCCCAACGGCCGCGGCGGCTACACGGTGCGCTACGACGAGCTCACCATCGGCGAGCCGCGCGGGCCCGACACGCCCAGGCGCACGCTGGACTGCGACCGGCTGGTGATCGCGGCGGGGACGCTGGGCTCGACGCACCTGCTGCTGAACAACCGGGCGTTCTTCCCCAGGCTCAGCCCCGCGCTCGGCACCCACTTCTGCGGCAACGGCGACCTGCTGGGCTTCGCGCTGAACGCCCACCGCACGGTCGGCGGGAAGAAGGTGCCGCGGACGCTCGACCCCAGCTTCGGGCCGGTGATCACCGGCGCCATCCGCATGGGCGACGCGCTCGACGGGCCGCCGAACACCGGGCGCGGCTTCTACCTGGAGGACGCCGGCTACCCGTCGTTCCTCAACTGGATCCTGGAGACGGCCAACCGCGCGGGGCTGCTGGCGCGCGGGGTCGGCTTCGCCTGGGACCGGCTCAAGAGCCGCTTCGGGATCGACCCCGACACCGACCTGGGCGACGAGCTCTCCGGCATGCTGGGGCCGTGCACGCTCTCTTCCACCTCGCTCCCGCTGCTGGGGATGGGGCGCGACGTCCCCGACGGGCGGCTCTTCCTGGACGAGGAGTGCCTGCAGAGCGACTGGAAGATCAAGGAGTCCGACCCGTACTTCGAGCGGCTGCGGGAGACGATGGAGAAGGTGGCCGGGGAGTGGGGCGCCGCCTTCCTCGACAACCCGATCTGGCACCTGGGCAAGCGGGTGATCAGCGTGCACCCGCTGGGCGGCTGCCCGATGGGGCGCAACGAGCAGGAAGGCGTGGTGGACGCCTGGGGCGAGGTCTACAACTACCCGGGCCTGTACGTGGCCGACGGGGCGGTGATGCCCGGCCCCACGGGCGCCAACCCGTCGCTCACCATCGGGGCCATGTCGAACCGCTTCGCCGACCGGATGATCGAGCAGTACTACACGGCCAAGGTGGCCGTGCCCAAGGTGGTGGCCGAGACGGGCGTGATCGCCGAGGCCCCCTCCGTCGAGGCCGGCTCCGTGGACGACGGCGGCGCGCCGCTGGTCTAG
- the thiM gene encoding hydroxyethylthiazole kinase, whose amino-acid sequence MTDDPARPWRLLADLRRQSPLVHCITNYVAMDVTANTLLALGAAPAMVHAAEEVEEFVGIASALLINIGTLSPAWVESMHLAADRAVELGKPWVLDPVGAGATAYRTETARDLARRSPAAVRGNASEILALAGAAGRTRGVDSTQTADEAREAARDLAGELGCIVAVTGEVDYVTDGSGVLAVRHGHPMLTRVTALGCALSAVCAAFLAVERSPGSAAAALALFGLCGEEAARPAVGPGSFRVRLLDALYALDPASPRELAITEVPAG is encoded by the coding sequence ATGACCGACGATCCCGCCCGCCCCTGGCGCCTCCTGGCCGACCTGCGCCGGCAGTCGCCGCTGGTGCACTGCATCACCAACTATGTGGCGATGGACGTCACCGCCAACACGCTGCTGGCGCTGGGGGCGGCGCCGGCGATGGTGCACGCGGCCGAGGAGGTGGAGGAGTTCGTCGGCATCGCCTCGGCGCTCCTGATCAACATCGGCACGCTCTCGCCGGCGTGGGTCGAGTCCATGCACCTGGCCGCCGACCGCGCCGTGGAGCTCGGGAAGCCGTGGGTGCTGGACCCCGTGGGCGCCGGCGCCACCGCGTACCGGACCGAGACCGCGCGCGACCTGGCGCGGCGCTCGCCGGCCGCCGTGCGCGGCAACGCCTCGGAGATCCTGGCGCTGGCGGGCGCCGCCGGCCGCACCCGCGGCGTCGACTCCACCCAGACGGCCGACGAGGCGCGCGAGGCGGCGCGGGACCTGGCGGGCGAGCTGGGGTGCATCGTGGCCGTCACCGGCGAGGTGGACTACGTGACCGACGGCAGCGGGGTGCTGGCCGTGCGCCACGGCCACCCGATGCTCACGCGCGTCACCGCGCTGGGGTGCGCGCTGAGCGCCGTCTGCGCGGCGTTCCTGGCGGTGGAGCGCTCGCCCGGGTCGGCGGCGGCGGCGCTGGCGCTCTTCGGCCTCTGCGGCGAGGAGGCGGCGCGCCCGGCGGTGGGCCCCGGCTCGTTCCGCGTGCGCCTGCTGGACGCCCTCTACGCGCTCGACCCGGCCTCCCCGCGCGAGCTCGCGATCACCGAGGTCCCCGCGGGGTGA